The genomic region GCGGCGATCTCAAGGCCTGAGTCTTCCACCCCTTCCTTGCGGTCCGCCTCCTTCTGGTAGTTGCCGTGACTCTCCATGCACCATCCCCCGCGCCTTTGCTGACCGCCCTCTTTAGATTGGATTCCTTCGCGGACACTCTTCATTGACATGGGTCCCGAATCCTTGGTAGTATACCATGCCGATTGGAGTGGGCTAATTTAACTCCTCTGAAGAAGTTGCCGCTGGTCCGATGTGGATTCCCACTTAGATATCAGAATGTTATCCGCCAGGAATGGCGCGGCCGCCGTCGCGAAATAAAGACGCGCCTGCCCCATTTCCCTCTTCTTCGTAGGTAAGGGGGCCAGATTAGCGACCCATCGACGTGAGACTCATTAGAAACAGGCGGCAAAACCGCTGCCGAACCGGAACCGGCCGATCACCCGGCCGACCAGATAGAGAGGGGCGCAGCATGAAGAAGAAGGAAAAGCCGAAACAAAAGGAAAAGGAGTTCAGTGCCTCCCCCTTCAAGGCCTTGAAAAGCGCGGCACTCGAGTTGCGCCCGGAGGCAAAGCCCCAGGCGCCGGAGCCCGAAAAACAGCAGAAACCGGTCTCCGACCTGACAGACGAGCTCCTCTTCCTCGACGCGGTGGCCGGCGTGCGCCCCCTGCGCCCCGCCGCCGTTCCCACGGCCAAGGCCAAGGCTCACAGCGCCGCAAAGGCCGAGCGCGAGGAGGAAGAGCAGCGTGCCTTTCTGCAGGCCCTGGAGCAGCTCAAGCTCGACGTCCGTTTTCAGGACGAGCTGGCGGAGCAGGAGCCCGCGCAGCGTCAGAATCCTGTGAACCGGCTGCGGCAGATCAGACGCGGCGGGATCAGGATCGATCTGCAGCTTGACCTGCACGGCCTCACCCGTGACGAGGCCCTGGAGAACCTGGATCGCTTCGTCAAGGGTGCGTACAACCGTGGGCAAAAGGGGGTGCTGGTGATCACCGGCAAGGGGAACAACTCCGCAGGCGAGCCGGTGCTCAAATCCGCGGTGGCCGGCTGGCTCAGGGAGAAGGGGAAGGGGATGGTTTCCGAGTTCATCCAGGCCCCCGGCGACATGGGTGGAAGCGGAGCGGTCGTGGTCTTTCTCAAGGAAAAGAAGGCGCCGGAACCGGAGGCGCAGTAGCGCCCTCCCTTTTCCCGCAGCAAAAGGAGCGGCAATGCCGGCAATCGAGCAGTACCGCATAGGGGTTGATCTGGGAGGGACCAAGACGGAGGTCGTACTGCTCGATCCGCAGGACGTGGTGGTCTTGAGGAAGAGGAGGGAGACCCCGCTCTTGCAGGGCTATCACGCCATGCTGGAGTGCGTGGCGGACCTGGTGCGTGAGGGGGCCTCCCGGGTGCCGGCGGGCGGGCGCTGTACGGTGGGCATCGGCATCCCCGGCTCCGTCGATGCGGTCAGCGGCCTTGTGCGCAACGCCAACTCGGTCTGTCTCATAGGACGCCCTTTGCAGACCGATCTGGAGCGTCTTCTGAACAGGAGGATCGAGGTGAGAAACGACGCCGACTGCTTCACCCTGGCGGAATGCCGCAAGGGGGCCGGGGCCGGTTACGGGCTCGTCTTCGGAGTCATCATGGGGACCGGTTGCGGCGGGGGTATCAGCATCGACGGTGTGGTGCGCGAGGGGCCGCACCGGATCTGCGGGGAATGGGGGCATTTCTCCCTGGACCCCTCGGGCGCACCGTGCTACTGCGGCAACCGGGGGTGCATCGAGACCAAGATCAGCGGATCGGGGGTGGAGGCCTCTTTCGCCGCCCGCTACGGCGAGAGCCTCAGCATGGAGGAGATCGTGGCCGGGGCTAGGCTCGGAGAGCCGCGTTGCGCTACCGCCTTCAACGCCTTTCTCGACGACTTCGGGCGCAGCCTGGGCGGCATCATCTCCATCCTCGACCCCGACGCGGTGGTGCTTGGCGGTGGGCTCTCCAACATAGACGAGCTCTACCTGGCAGGTGTCGAGC from Citrifermentans bremense harbors:
- a CDS encoding Smr/MutS family protein, encoding MKKKEKPKQKEKEFSASPFKALKSAALELRPEAKPQAPEPEKQQKPVSDLTDELLFLDAVAGVRPLRPAAVPTAKAKAHSAAKAEREEEEQRAFLQALEQLKLDVRFQDELAEQEPAQRQNPVNRLRQIRRGGIRIDLQLDLHGLTRDEALENLDRFVKGAYNRGQKGVLVITGKGNNSAGEPVLKSAVAGWLREKGKGMVSEFIQAPGDMGGSGAVVVFLKEKKAPEPEAQ
- a CDS encoding ROK family protein; translated protein: MPAIEQYRIGVDLGGTKTEVVLLDPQDVVVLRKRRETPLLQGYHAMLECVADLVREGASRVPAGGRCTVGIGIPGSVDAVSGLVRNANSVCLIGRPLQTDLERLLNRRIEVRNDADCFTLAECRKGAGAGYGLVFGVIMGTGCGGGISIDGVVREGPHRICGEWGHFSLDPSGAPCYCGNRGCIETKISGSGVEASFAARYGESLSMEEIVAGARLGEPRCATAFNAFLDDFGRSLGGIISILDPDAVVLGGGLSNIDELYLAGVERVRHYAFHNDLRTPVLKHMLGDSAGVFGAAWIGAVAPC